In Periplaneta americana isolate PAMFEO1 chromosome 4, P.americana_PAMFEO1_priV1, whole genome shotgun sequence, one DNA window encodes the following:
- the Bub3 gene encoding mitotic checkpoint protein BUB3 gives MTESRTEFKLKTPPEDGISSVKFGPNSAQFLLVSSWDSTVRLYDVITNNMRLKYTHDKPVLDVCFQDAVHSYSGGLDNTLKMYDFNSNTETIVGTHDSAIRAIEYSPEVNGILTGSWDATAKLWDPRSPRCVGTYTQPDKVYTMSLCGEKFVVGTAGRKVYVWDLRNMGYVHQRRESSLKYQTRCIRCFPNKQGYVLSSIEGRVAVEYLDTSPEVQKKKYAFKCHRIKEGGIENIYPVNAISFHTGYNTFATGGSDGYVNIWDGFNKKRLCQFHRYNASISSLCFSHDGTVLAIACSYMYELETPPENMPEDNVFIRYVTDQETKPK, from the exons ATGACAGAATCAAGAACTGAATTTAAACTTAAAACTCCTCCTGAAGATGGCATCTCCTCTGTCAAGTTTGGGCCCAACTCTGCTCAATTTCTACTTGTCTCTTCATGGGATAGTACTGttcgtttatatgatgtcatCACAAATAATATGAGACTGAAGTATACTCATGATAAGCCTGTGCTGGACGTATGTTTTCAG GATGCTGTGCATTCATACAGTGGAGGATTGGATAACACACTTAAAATGTATGATTTCAATAGCAATACAG AAACTATAGTCGGCACCCATGATAGTGCAATTAGGGCAATTGAATATTCTCCTGAGGTAAATGGAATACTAACAGGAAGTTGGGATGCTACCGCCAAATTATGGGATCCCAGGAGTCCAAGATGTGTTGGCACATACACACAGCCAGACAAG GTATATACAATGAGTCTCTGTGGTGAAAAGTTTGTGGTAGGCACAGCTGGCCGTAAAGTGTACGTTTGGGACCTTCGCAACATGGGTTATGTTCATCAACGTAGAGAATCCAGTCTCAAGTACCAGACTCGCTGTATTCGTTGTTTCCCTAATAAACAG GGCTATGTACTGAGCAGTATTGAAGGAAGAGTAGCAGTTGAGTACCTAGATACAAGTCCTGAAGTACAAAAgaagaaatatgcatttaaatgCCATAGAATAAAAGAAGGtggaattgaaaatatttatcctGTGAATGCTATCAG TTTCCATACCGGTTACAACACATTTGCAACAGGAGGCTCTGATGGATATGTCAACATTTGGGATGGATTTAATAAGAAACGATTATGTCAATTTCATCGCTATAATGCTTCTATCTCATCACTGTGTTTCAGTCATGATG gcACTGTCTTAGCAATAGCATGTTCTTACATGTATGAACTTGAGACCCCACCTGAAAACATGCCAGAAGACAATGTATTCATCCGCTATGTCACTGATCAAGAGACAAAACCAAAATAA